One window from the genome of Thermus sediminis encodes:
- a CDS encoding FdhF/YdeP family oxidoreductase has product MPNPLYSRPKAWVRPPKRGLAPELWASRIPLTHLENFYEVFRAIWENRDQLGYAWRILRDGVCDGCALGTSGLEDWTVHGVHLCNVRLRLLRLNTLPPLDPRVLGDAEALRGRRSRELRLLGRLPYPMLRLRGERGFRRIPWDEALDLAADYLRRYLPDGAFFYLTSRGTPNETYYVVQKAVRALGCNHVDNAARVCHSPSTQALKEALGVAATTCSYTDLIGTDLVVFLGSNVANNQPVMMKYLYHAKRAGTKVAVVGPHREPGMARYWVPSDLESALFGTRIADRFFQILPGGDIALLHGAAKWMLLEGWVDLGFIREHTLGFEDYRALLEATPFEALEEASGVSREEMRAFAEMVGRAERAVFVWSMGITQHTHGEDNVRAIVNLALLKGFVGREGCGLMPIRGQSGVQGGAEMGAYATAFPGGLPVNEENARGLSALWGFPVPASPGLTLPEALDRALKGELGVLWAIGGDFREVMPGPLGVEEALGRIPLRVHQDIVLSGQMLVDPLEAVLLLPATTRYEVPGGVTETSTERRVIYSPEIPGPRPPEARPEWEVFQELVHRVRPELRDRFRFASTGAIREEIARVVPFYEGIGRLKAKGDQFQYGGRRLCEGWRFPTPEGKARFAPVPLPRREVPQGAFRVVTRRGKQFNSMVHEDQDPLTGAPRDAVYMNPKDAARLGLKPGDQVALENPFGRYVGRVHLAEVKEGTLEVHWPEGNVLVDPKARSPLARIPAYKEIVARVERAPAEASPILRP; this is encoded by the coding sequence ATGCCCAACCCCCTCTATAGCCGCCCCAAGGCCTGGGTCCGGCCGCCCAAGCGGGGCCTGGCCCCAGAGCTCTGGGCAAGCCGGATCCCCCTCACCCACTTGGAGAACTTCTACGAGGTCTTCCGCGCCATCTGGGAAAACCGAGACCAGTTGGGCTACGCCTGGCGGATCCTCCGGGACGGGGTCTGCGACGGCTGCGCCCTGGGGACCTCGGGCCTCGAGGACTGGACCGTCCACGGGGTCCACCTCTGCAACGTGCGCCTGAGGCTCCTCCGCCTGAACACCCTGCCCCCCTTGGACCCCAGGGTCCTGGGGGACGCCGAGGCCCTAAGGGGCAGGCGGAGCCGGGAACTTAGGCTCCTGGGCCGCCTCCCCTACCCCATGCTTCGGCTCAGGGGGGAGCGGGGCTTCCGGCGCATCCCCTGGGACGAGGCCCTGGACCTCGCAGCCGACTACCTGAGGCGCTACCTCCCCGATGGGGCCTTCTTCTACCTCACCAGCCGGGGCACGCCCAACGAGACCTACTACGTGGTCCAGAAGGCGGTGCGGGCCCTGGGGTGCAACCACGTGGACAACGCCGCCCGCGTCTGCCACTCCCCCTCCACCCAGGCCCTCAAGGAGGCCCTGGGGGTGGCGGCCACCACCTGCAGCTACACCGACCTCATCGGCACGGACCTCGTGGTCTTCCTGGGGTCCAACGTGGCCAACAACCAGCCCGTGATGATGAAGTACCTCTACCACGCCAAGCGGGCGGGGACCAAGGTGGCCGTGGTGGGCCCCCACCGGGAGCCCGGGATGGCCCGTTACTGGGTTCCCTCCGACCTGGAAAGCGCCCTCTTCGGCACCCGGATCGCCGACCGCTTCTTCCAGATCCTCCCCGGGGGGGACATCGCCCTCCTCCACGGGGCGGCCAAGTGGATGCTCCTGGAGGGCTGGGTGGACCTGGGCTTCATCCGGGAGCACACCCTGGGCTTTGAGGACTACAGGGCCCTCCTCGAGGCCACCCCCTTTGAGGCCCTGGAGGAGGCCTCGGGGGTCTCCCGGGAGGAGATGCGGGCCTTTGCGGAGATGGTGGGCCGGGCAGAGCGGGCGGTCTTTGTCTGGAGCATGGGCATCACCCAGCACACCCACGGGGAGGACAACGTGCGGGCCATCGTCAACCTGGCCCTCCTCAAGGGCTTCGTGGGCCGCGAGGGGTGCGGCCTCATGCCCATCCGCGGCCAATCCGGGGTCCAGGGCGGGGCGGAGATGGGGGCCTACGCCACCGCCTTTCCCGGGGGGCTACCCGTGAACGAGGAGAACGCCAGGGGGCTCTCGGCCCTTTGGGGCTTCCCCGTGCCCGCAAGCCCGGGGCTCACCCTGCCCGAGGCCCTGGACAGGGCCTTGAAGGGAGAGCTCGGGGTCCTCTGGGCCATCGGGGGGGACTTCCGCGAGGTCATGCCTGGCCCCCTTGGGGTGGAGGAGGCCCTGGGGCGGATCCCCTTGAGGGTCCACCAGGACATCGTCCTCTCAGGCCAGATGCTCGTGGACCCCCTCGAGGCCGTCCTCCTCCTCCCCGCCACCACCCGCTACGAGGTCCCGGGCGGGGTCACGGAGACCTCCACGGAGAGGCGGGTGATCTATAGCCCAGAGATCCCGGGCCCGAGGCCCCCTGAGGCCCGCCCCGAGTGGGAGGTCTTCCAAGAGCTCGTCCACCGGGTGCGCCCCGAGCTCAGGGACCGCTTCCGCTTCGCCTCCACAGGGGCCATCCGGGAGGAGATCGCCCGGGTCGTCCCCTTCTACGAGGGGATCGGGCGCCTCAAGGCCAAGGGGGACCAGTTCCAGTACGGGGGGAGGAGGCTCTGCGAGGGCTGGCGCTTCCCCACCCCCGAGGGCAAGGCCCGCTTCGCCCCTGTCCCCCTACCCCGGCGGGAGGTGCCCCAGGGGGCCTTCCGGGTGGTGACCCGGCGGGGGAAGCAGTTCAACTCCATGGTCCACGAGGACCAGGACCCCCTCACCGGGGCCCCGCGGGATGCGGTCTACATGAACCCCAAGGACGCCGCCCGCCTAGGGCTTAAGCCGGGGGACCAGGTAGCGTTGGAGAACCCCTTCGGCCGCTACGTGGGCCGGGTCCACCTGGCCGAGGTCAAGGAGGGGACCCTGGAGGTCCACTGGCCCGAGGGGAACGTCCTGGTAGACCCCAAGGCCCGCTCCCCCCTGGCCCGCATCCCCGCCTACAAGGAGATCGTGGCCCGCGTGGAGCGGGCTCCCGCCGAGGCCTCCCCTATCCTTAGGCCATGA
- a CDS encoding AAA family ATPase — translation MDPKPAFALESPAAVAALLERERYIAEEGLAVATFLALRLGRPLLLEGEPGVGKTEVARVLSKGLGVPLVRLQCYEGLELEQALYEWDHARQLLEIRLLESLGERDLDRLRAGVYREEFLLKRPILEALELGEAVLLIDEVDRTDEAFEAFLLEVLSDFQVTIPELGTLRARARPLVVLTSNRTRELHDALRRRCVYYWIDYPSLEKELRIVRARLPELPEALARKVVALVQRVRGLGLLKPPGVAETLDLAASLLALGVGDLAPEALDPALGALLKAREDVERVRRALGDLLMALG, via the coding sequence ATGGACCCCAAGCCCGCCTTCGCCCTGGAAAGCCCCGCGGCGGTGGCCGCCCTCCTGGAGAGGGAGCGGTACATCGCCGAAGAGGGGCTTGCCGTCGCCACCTTCCTGGCCCTGCGCCTGGGGCGGCCCCTCCTCCTGGAGGGGGAGCCCGGGGTGGGGAAGACGGAGGTGGCCCGGGTCCTGTCCAAGGGCCTTGGGGTGCCCCTGGTGCGCCTCCAGTGCTACGAGGGGCTGGAGCTGGAGCAGGCCCTCTACGAGTGGGACCACGCCCGGCAACTTCTGGAGATCCGCCTCCTGGAGTCCTTGGGGGAGCGGGACCTGGACCGCCTGCGGGCGGGGGTCTACCGGGAGGAGTTCCTCCTGAAGCGGCCCATCCTGGAGGCCCTGGAGCTAGGGGAGGCGGTGCTCCTCATCGACGAGGTGGACCGCACGGACGAGGCCTTCGAGGCCTTCCTCCTGGAGGTGCTCTCCGACTTCCAGGTCACCATTCCCGAGCTCGGCACCCTCAGGGCCAGGGCCCGGCCCCTGGTGGTCCTCACCTCCAACCGCACCCGGGAGCTCCACGATGCCCTGAGGCGGCGGTGCGTCTACTACTGGATCGACTACCCCTCCCTGGAGAAGGAGCTGAGGATCGTGCGGGCCCGGCTCCCCGAGCTCCCCGAGGCCCTGGCCCGCAAGGTGGTGGCCCTGGTGCAGCGGGTGCGGGGCCTGGGCCTCCTCAAGCCCCCTGGGGTGGCGGAGACCCTGGACCTCGCCGCCTCCCTCCTCGCCCTAGGGGTGGGGGACCTGGCCCCTGAGGCCCTGGACCCCGCCCTCGGGGCCCTCCTCAAGGCCCGGGAGGACGTGGAGAGGGTGCGGCGGGCCTTGGGGGACCTCCTCATGGCCCTCGGATGA
- a CDS encoding vWA domain-containing protein — MTDPRILETPLLRGLLGFVGALRAEGLHPGRAQVQAWLQGLLLVPWEGEAFYLASRALLVGRKEDYAAFDRAFRRYFGHLRPKALPRPQAQGTLPVLGSGEAEGEGVLKGAYSPLERLLRRPLEGLTPGEALLLARLLAALAFPPPRFAARRRRRAPKGERLSLPATLRRALRTGGDILEARFLRPRRQAYRYYVLLDVSGSMAPYARALFLLLQALKGRGLPLEAFAFGTRLTRITPLLPLPPQEALPGLGRLAEDFAGGTRLGESLRAFLEGEGRRLGRRSLLLVLSDGLDQGDPEAVARALGALRRRVRRVYWLNPLAGLPGYAPLARGMRAALPYLDALFPAGTGEELLAFLRRLRDLP; from the coding sequence ATGACCGACCCCCGTATCCTCGAGACCCCTCTTCTTCGAGGCCTCCTGGGGTTCGTGGGGGCCCTCCGCGCCGAGGGCCTCCACCCGGGGAGGGCCCAGGTCCAGGCCTGGCTCCAGGGCCTCCTCCTGGTCCCCTGGGAGGGGGAGGCCTTCTACCTGGCCTCCCGGGCCCTCCTCGTGGGGCGCAAGGAGGACTACGCCGCCTTTGACCGGGCCTTCCGCCGCTACTTCGGCCACCTCAGGCCCAAGGCCCTTCCCCGGCCCCAGGCCCAGGGAACCCTTCCCGTCCTGGGCTCGGGGGAGGCGGAGGGGGAAGGGGTCCTGAAGGGGGCCTACAGCCCCCTGGAGCGCCTCCTCAGGCGCCCCCTGGAGGGCCTGACCCCGGGGGAGGCCCTCCTCCTTGCCCGGTTGCTCGCCGCCCTGGCCTTCCCGCCCCCCCGCTTTGCGGCGAGGCGGAGGCGCCGGGCTCCCAAGGGGGAGAGGCTATCCCTCCCCGCCACGCTGCGGCGGGCCTTGAGGACCGGGGGGGACATCCTGGAGGCCCGCTTCCTCAGGCCCAGGCGCCAGGCCTACCGCTACTACGTCCTCCTGGACGTCTCGGGCTCCATGGCCCCCTACGCCCGGGCCCTCTTCCTCCTCCTCCAGGCCCTGAAGGGGCGGGGCCTCCCCCTGGAGGCCTTCGCCTTCGGCACCCGCCTCACCCGCATCACCCCCCTCCTCCCCCTGCCCCCCCAGGAGGCCCTCCCTGGGCTTGGCCGCCTGGCCGAGGACTTCGCCGGGGGGACGCGGCTCGGGGAGAGCCTCAGGGCCTTTCTGGAGGGCGAGGGGCGGAGGCTTGGCCGGCGGAGCCTCCTCCTCGTCCTGAGCGACGGCCTGGACCAGGGGGACCCTGAGGCGGTAGCCCGGGCCCTAGGGGCCCTGAGGCGGCGGGTGCGCCGGGTCTACTGGCTCAACCCCCTGGCGGGCCTCCCTGGGTACGCCCCCCTGGCCCGTGGGATGCGGGCAGCCCTGCCCTACCTGGACGCCCTCTTTCCTGCGGGGACGGGGGAGGAGCTTTTGGCCTTTCTCCGCCGCCTCAGGGACCTCCCCTGA
- the fdhD gene encoding formate dehydrogenase accessory sulfurtransferase FdhD, with protein MRAKARVRVARLEGGRWREVVDEVAAEAPLEIRLRYREEVAPLGVLLRTPGQDVELAAGFLYTEGLVREPGEILAMAPCTDGSLPPEERENVLQVFLRRPIPPLPERRFAISSACGACGRGEVLDPARLGSAPPPPLGVDPELLLTLPQRLQEAQRLFRATGGLHAAALFDQEGRLLALREDVGRHNALDKLIGWAFLEGRLPLHGHLLLVSGRAGYELLAKAVMAGIPVFCAVSAPTSLAVALARAFGLTLVGFLRPGRMNIYAGPGEPRS; from the coding sequence ATGAGGGCCAAGGCCAGGGTCCGGGTGGCCCGCCTCGAGGGGGGCAGGTGGCGGGAGGTCGTGGACGAGGTGGCCGCCGAGGCCCCCCTGGAGATCCGGCTCCGCTACCGGGAGGAGGTGGCCCCCCTGGGGGTCCTCCTCCGCACCCCGGGGCAGGATGTGGAGCTCGCGGCGGGCTTCCTCTATACCGAGGGGCTGGTGAGGGAGCCCGGGGAGATCCTGGCCATGGCCCCCTGCACGGACGGAAGCCTCCCCCCTGAGGAGCGGGAGAACGTCCTCCAGGTCTTCCTCCGCCGCCCCATCCCCCCGCTTCCCGAGCGGCGCTTCGCCATCAGCTCCGCCTGCGGGGCCTGTGGCCGGGGGGAGGTCTTGGACCCCGCCCGGCTGGGCTCCGCCCCTCCCCCGCCCCTAGGGGTGGACCCCGAGCTCCTCCTCACCCTGCCCCAGCGCCTCCAGGAGGCCCAGCGCCTCTTCCGCGCCACGGGGGGCCTCCACGCCGCTGCCCTCTTCGACCAGGAGGGGCGTCTCCTAGCCCTTAGGGAAGATGTGGGGCGGCACAACGCCCTGGACAAGCTCATCGGCTGGGCCTTCCTGGAGGGGAGGCTTCCCCTCCACGGCCACCTCCTCCTGGTGAGCGGCCGGGCGGGGTACGAGCTCCTGGCCAAGGCGGTGATGGCGGGGATCCCGGTCTTCTGCGCCGTCTCCGCCCCCACCAGCCTGGCCGTGGCCCTGGCCCGGGCCTTCGGCCTCACCCTGGTGGGCTTCCTGCGCCCCGGCCGCATGAACATCTACGCAGGCCCGGGGGAGCCCAGGTCCTGA
- a CDS encoding molybdenum cofactor guanylyltransferase — translation MGYSGAVLAGGASRRFGEDKALFAYRGRPLLAWVLESLSGAGERFIVANRPYEGFSVPVYPDLLPGADSLSGLHSALFHAHFPWVAVAACDLPFLTRSYWDFLYEKALASPYPVVVARAKEGHLEPLAALYHRDCLPQVERQIREGDFPVRRVMEALGATYVPFQEVAARFGEKVFLNANRKEELP, via the coding sequence ATGGGCTACTCGGGCGCGGTCCTTGCGGGGGGGGCCTCGAGGCGGTTCGGGGAGGACAAGGCCCTCTTCGCCTACCGGGGAAGACCCCTCTTGGCTTGGGTGCTGGAAAGCCTTTCGGGAGCAGGAGAGCGCTTCATCGTGGCGAACCGCCCTTACGAAGGCTTCAGCGTCCCCGTCTACCCCGACCTCCTCCCGGGGGCGGATAGCCTCTCCGGCCTCCACTCCGCCCTCTTCCACGCCCACTTCCCCTGGGTGGCCGTGGCCGCTTGCGACCTCCCCTTCCTTACCCGGAGTTATTGGGACTTCCTCTACGAGAAGGCCCTCGCTTCCCCCTACCCGGTGGTGGTGGCCCGCGCCAAGGAAGGGCACCTGGAGCCCCTGGCCGCCCTGTACCACAGGGACTGCCTGCCCCAGGTGGAGCGGCAGATCCGGGAGGGGGACTTCCCCGTGCGCCGGGTCATGGAGGCCTTGGGGGCCACCTACGTCCCCTTCCAAGAGGTGGCGGCGAGGTTTGGGGAGAAGGTCTTCCTCAACGCCAACCGCAAGGAGGAGCTCCCCTAG
- a CDS encoding FAD-dependent oxidoreductase, translated as MGILLVGAGVAGAALALALKEAGLPFLWLSEEVGGASRVPVALVNPVRGRRGVLVPEGGEALQAARALYGRYAPLHMGLLRPVPEGEREAWERRLRGSGLRYLWRREGLYLPEAFWLEPGPFLERVWAELGGVRARVAACAPGEVVLEGGRRLRPEVVLYAGGAKGAGVFGLSGRFVAGLELLLAEYREEALSYRVFLAGWALGGSYLDLPGYDEPEPQEGETAWLLEGAEALLGYRPQVAGVWRGVRFRRPAPLSPIPGGYALTGFGSTGFLLAPLWAKRLVQALG; from the coding sequence TTGGGCATCCTCCTGGTGGGCGCAGGGGTGGCAGGGGCGGCCTTGGCCCTGGCCCTAAAGGAGGCGGGCCTGCCCTTCCTCTGGCTGTCTGAAGAGGTGGGGGGGGCCAGCCGGGTCCCCGTGGCCCTGGTAAACCCGGTGCGGGGAAGGCGGGGGGTCTTGGTGCCTGAAGGGGGGGAGGCCTTGCAGGCTGCCCGTGCCCTTTACGGCCGCTACGCCCCCCTCCACATGGGCCTCCTCCGCCCCGTGCCCGAGGGGGAACGGGAGGCGTGGGAAAGGCGCCTAAGGGGGAGCGGCCTCCGCTACCTCTGGCGCAGGGAGGGGCTTTACCTCCCCGAGGCCTTCTGGCTGGAGCCCGGGCCCTTCTTGGAAAGGGTGTGGGCGGAGCTGGGCGGGGTAAGGGCCCGGGTGGCGGCCTGCGCCCCGGGGGAGGTGGTCCTGGAGGGGGGGAGAAGGCTCAGGCCGGAGGTGGTCCTCTATGCCGGGGGGGCCAAGGGGGCAGGGGTCTTTGGCCTTTCGGGCCGGTTCGTAGCGGGGCTGGAGCTTCTCCTCGCGGAGTACCGGGAGGAGGCCTTAAGCTACCGGGTCTTCCTAGCGGGGTGGGCCCTTGGGGGAAGCTACCTGGACCTCCCCGGCTACGATGAACCCGAGCCCCAGGAAGGGGAGACGGCCTGGCTTCTTGAGGGGGCGGAGGCCCTTCTGGGGTACAGGCCCCAGGTGGCCGGGGTCTGGCGGGGGGTGCGCTTCCGCAGGCCTGCCCCCTTAAGCCCGATCCCCGGGGGATACGCCCTCACGGGCTTTGGCTCCACGGGGTTCCTCCTCGCCCCCCTCTGGGCCAAGAGGTTGGTCCAGGCCTTAGGCTAA
- the miaB gene encoding tRNA (N6-isopentenyl adenosine(37)-C2)-methylthiotransferase MiaB, with protein MRAHIITFGCQMNEYDSHLVASELVSLGWELVDAVEEADFVLVNTCAVRGKPVEKVRSLLGQLRKEKERRGLLLGLMGCLAQLDEGQQMARKFGVDILLGPGALTSLPEALKQNERFFDLTFREDILDYIPPPPKGALSAHVTIIRGCNHHCTYCIVPTTRGPEVSRHPDLILKEIELLREAGVVEITLLGQNVNSYGKDQPGFPSFAELLRMVGGMGIPRVRFLTSHPVNFTDDIIEAIAETPAITRYIHLPVQSGSDRVLRRMAREYRRAHYLEKIRKIREALPDAVLSTDIIVGFPGETEEDFQETLSLYDEVGYDQAYMFIYSPRPGTPAYKHFQDLPREVKVERLKRLIEKQKAWSYQRNLEWVGKEVEVLVRGVAKEEGYVQGHDRGNHPVLIPAHQAPTPGLYQVEIKQATPHLLFGEVVGTREPGPIPLPVA; from the coding sequence ATGCGCGCCCACATCATCACCTTTGGATGCCAGATGAACGAGTACGACTCCCACCTGGTGGCCAGCGAGCTGGTGAGTCTGGGGTGGGAGCTGGTGGACGCCGTGGAGGAGGCGGACTTCGTCTTGGTAAACACCTGCGCCGTGCGGGGCAAGCCGGTGGAGAAGGTCCGCTCCCTCCTGGGACAGCTCCGCAAGGAGAAGGAGAGGCGGGGCCTCCTCCTTGGGCTCATGGGCTGCCTGGCCCAGCTGGACGAGGGCCAGCAGATGGCCAGGAAGTTCGGGGTGGACATCCTCCTTGGCCCCGGGGCCCTCACCTCTCTCCCGGAGGCCTTGAAGCAGAACGAGCGCTTCTTTGACCTCACCTTCCGGGAGGACATCCTGGACTACATCCCACCGCCTCCTAAGGGGGCGCTTTCCGCCCACGTGACCATCATCCGGGGGTGCAACCACCACTGCACCTACTGCATCGTCCCCACCACCCGGGGGCCCGAGGTCTCCCGCCACCCGGACCTCATCCTGAAGGAGATAGAGCTGCTTAGGGAGGCGGGGGTGGTGGAGATCACCCTCCTGGGGCAGAACGTGAACTCCTACGGCAAGGACCAACCGGGCTTCCCCTCCTTCGCCGAGCTTCTGCGGATGGTGGGGGGGATGGGGATCCCCAGGGTGCGCTTCCTCACCAGCCACCCGGTCAACTTCACCGACGACATCATTGAGGCCATCGCCGAGACCCCGGCCATCACCCGCTACATCCACCTCCCCGTGCAGTCGGGCTCGGACCGGGTCCTCCGCCGCATGGCCCGGGAGTACCGCAGGGCCCACTACCTGGAGAAAATCCGGAAGATCCGCGAGGCCCTGCCCGACGCCGTCCTCTCCACAGACATCATCGTGGGCTTTCCCGGGGAGACGGAGGAGGACTTCCAGGAGACCCTCTCCCTCTACGACGAGGTGGGCTACGACCAGGCTTACATGTTCATCTACTCCCCCCGCCCTGGCACCCCCGCCTACAAACACTTCCAGGACCTGCCCCGGGAGGTGAAGGTGGAGCGCCTAAAGAGGCTCATTGAGAAGCAGAAGGCGTGGAGCTACCAGAGGAATCTGGAATGGGTGGGGAAAGAGGTGGAGGTCCTGGTCCGGGGGGTGGCCAAGGAGGAGGGGTACGTCCAGGGGCATGACCGGGGGAACCACCCCGTCCTCATCCCTGCCCACCAGGCCCCGACCCCTGGGCTCTACCAGGTGGAGATCAAGCAAGCCACGCCCCACCTGCTCTTTGGGGAGGTGGTGGGGACCCGGGAGCCCGGCCCCATCCCCTTGCCCGTGGCCTAG
- a CDS encoding XdhC family protein, whose amino-acid sequence MSPAEIASLLEALSPNRGALATVIWVRGSAYRREGAKMLVLPDATTVCSLSGGCLEPDVAQRALEVMETGRPLRVAYDLEEDTVWGLGLGCGGSVEVYLEPLTDPLLLAFLESLRGEEPSLLATALSGGEGRLLYREGRWEGRMEPRALEEGTKALGEALLAAQTPRAKLLEVAGAEVFLDPHAPPLELVLFGGGHDAIPLAQLARRYGFKVTVVDPRAAYVHEGNFPGCRLVLAHPEDLPEGLLGPQSYAVIMNHHLERDRKTLAYALRSQAPYIGVLGPRDRFQRLREALEKEGFAFGPEAMARIHNPVGLDIGAEGPEEIALSVLGEVLAVSRGYEGGSLRHRPGKIHKA is encoded by the coding sequence ATGAGCCCGGCCGAGATCGCAAGCCTTTTGGAAGCCCTCTCCCCCAACCGGGGAGCCTTGGCCACGGTCATCTGGGTCCGGGGCTCTGCCTACCGCAGGGAGGGGGCCAAGATGCTCGTCCTCCCCGACGCCACCACGGTCTGCAGCCTCTCGGGGGGTTGCCTGGAGCCCGACGTGGCCCAAAGGGCCCTGGAGGTGATGGAGACGGGAAGGCCCCTCCGGGTAGCCTACGACCTGGAGGAGGATACGGTCTGGGGGCTCGGCCTGGGGTGCGGGGGGAGCGTGGAGGTCTACCTGGAACCCCTCACGGACCCCCTCCTCCTGGCCTTCCTGGAGAGCCTCAGAGGGGAGGAGCCAAGCCTCCTGGCCACCGCCCTCTCCGGCGGCGAGGGCCGCCTCCTCTACCGGGAGGGGCGTTGGGAGGGCAGGATGGAGCCCAGGGCGTTGGAAGAGGGGACCAAGGCCCTGGGGGAGGCGCTCCTGGCGGCCCAGACCCCCAGGGCCAAGCTCCTGGAGGTGGCGGGGGCCGAGGTCTTCCTGGACCCCCACGCCCCTCCCCTGGAGCTCGTCCTCTTCGGGGGCGGGCACGACGCCATCCCCCTGGCCCAACTGGCCCGGCGCTACGGCTTCAAGGTCACCGTGGTGGACCCCCGGGCGGCCTACGTCCACGAGGGGAACTTCCCCGGCTGCCGCCTGGTCCTCGCCCACCCCGAGGACCTCCCCGAAGGCCTCCTCGGGCCCCAGAGCTATGCGGTCATCATGAACCACCACCTGGAAAGGGACCGCAAAACCCTGGCCTACGCCCTCCGCTCCCAGGCCCCCTACATCGGGGTCCTGGGACCCCGGGACCGCTTCCAGAGGCTCCGGGAGGCCCTGGAGAAGGAGGGGTTCGCCTTCGGGCCAGAGGCCATGGCCCGCATCCACAACCCCGTGGGGCTGGACATCGGGGCCGAGGGGCCCGAGGAGATTGCCCTCTCGGTCCTAGGGGAGGTCTTGGCCGTGTCCCGGGGCTACGAAGGGGGGTCCCTCCGGCACCGCCCCGGCAAGATCCACAAGGCGTGA